The region TGATGATCGACTTCGCCCTGGAGGCCCAGCGCCGTGGCGGCCAAAGCCCGGCCGAGGCCATTTTTCAGGGCTGCGTGATCCGCTTTCGGCCCATCATGATGACGACCATGGCCGCCATCATGGGCACCCTGCCCATTGCCGTCGGTTACGGCGCGGGCGGCGATTCCCGCCAGTCCCTGGGCCTGTGCGTGGTCGGCGGATTGATCACCTCGCAACTTCTGACCCTGTACATCACCCCGGTCTATTATATTTATCTGGACAAGCTCGGACGGATGGTGGCCAACGCGGCCCGGACCGTCACGGGACGAAAAAATCCGACCTAGCCCACGCCATGCATGACACGCCCTGTCGGAGTGCTCCGCCAGGGCGTTCATACCCCGTCCCTACCCTGCCATCACTTTGTGCAACTGATCGAAAACATTGACCGCGTCCGGCATGACGCGCACGTCGTGCACGTCCTGGAGCTTGCGCATCTGGCGCAGCATCTGCTCCAGGCGATCGTCCTCGACAACCAGAAGCCAGATCCGGCTTTCGTCCCCGCCGTTCATGGGCAGACAGAGGATGGCCTCGACGTTGAAGGCGCGGCGCGAAAACAGGCCGCAGACATGGGACATGACGCCGGGATGGTTGTTCACCCGCACGTCGAGCACGGTATGGATGTTAGACATTGAGCACCTCCTCGATCATGACGCGGTTGGCGGCGCCCGGCGGCACCATGGGCAGGACTTTTTCCTCGCGGGCCACGGGCACATGCACCAAACTCGGACCTTTATGGGCCAGGGCCTCGCGCAGGACCGCGTCCGGATCGGCGGCTCCGGTCAGATCCCAGGTCCGCCAGCCAAAACCCTGGGCGATGCGCGGGAAATCCACGGCAATGGAATAGATGGACGAGAAGCAGTTGGCGTCGAAAAACAGCTCCTGCTGCTGATGGACCAGACCCAGGCAGTTGTTATTGAGCAGGATGACGGTCACGTCGGCCTGCTGCTCGGCGGCCGTGGCCATTTCCTGAATGTTCATGAGCAGGCTGCCGTCGCCGCTGAAGCAGATGACTTTGCGTTCCGGGTCGGCCATGGCCGCGCCAATGGCCGTGGGCAGGCCAAAGCCCATGGTCCCCAGCCCCCCGGAGGTCAACCAGGAAACATGGCGGGTGAAGGGATAGCTTTGGGCCGCCCACATCTGGTGCTTGCCCACGTCCGTGGCCACGATGGCG is a window of Deltaproteobacteria bacterium DNA encoding:
- the ilvN gene encoding acetolactate synthase 1 small subunit, producing the protein MSNIHTVLDVRVNNHPGVMSHVCGLFSRRAFNVEAILCLPMNGGDESRIWLLVVEDDRLEQMLRQMRKLQDVHDVRVMPDAVNVFDQLHKVMAG